The Archocentrus centrarchus isolate MPI-CPG fArcCen1 chromosome 24, fArcCen1, whole genome shotgun sequence DNA segment TGTGATGTGGACCATTCTTCTGTTGTggtaaataaaatatctgtGTCTAAACTGGAATCTATGTTGAACAGTCAGTATAACCATGACTTTAATGAAAGGACCTCAGAGGAGAGGGAAATATCGAGAGAGGACATCAGATTTTTGGAAGTCATGGAGTCTTCTGCAACTCTACAGGATAACAGGTATTGCCTGAAGTTGCCCTTTAAAAGACCAGATGTTATCTTGCCAAACAGCTTTACAGTGGCCAAGCAAAGGATACTTGGATTAAGGAGGAAATTTATAAGTGACTCACAATTTCATAAGGAATATTCAAGTTGTCTCAAAGAGGTCGTGGATAAAGGTTATGCTGAGCAAGTGCCTGAGCAGCAGTTGCAAGGTAGAAGCGGAAAGGTATGGTACATTCCTCACCATGGTGTCCATCATCCCAGAAAGGGTGCATTACGAGTGGTGTTTGATTGTGGTGCCACATATCAAGGAACATCATTGAACGGTGAATTATTGCAAGGGCCAAATCTCACCAGTTCCCTGCTTGGAGTGCTCACTCGATTCAGACAGGAGCCTGTTGCATTTATGGGTGATATACAGGCTATGTTCCACCAAGTGAAGGTTGCAGAAGTAGACAGAGACTTCCTGCGCTTTCTGTGGTGGCCAGAAGGAGACTTCCACCAAGAGCTCAAAGACTATAGAATGACTGTTCACTTGTTTGGAGCAGTTTCGTCTCCTAGTTGTGCTAGCTTTGCGCTCAGGAAAACTGCTGATGACAACAGAGGTGAATTTTCTCATGAGACTGTTCACGCTGTCAAACGAAACTTTTATGTTGATGACTGTTTGATGAGCTTGGGATCAGACAAAGAGGCTATCCAGATGATAAGGGAACTCATTGTTCTTTGTAAAAGAGGTggattctttttggaaaaatggATAAGTAACAGTCGATCAGTGTTGCAGTCAATCGCAGAGGATCAATGGGCAAAGGATTTAAAGGAGCTGAATCTGGATCGAGATAATCTTCCAGTTGAGAGGGCGTTAGGTCTGCTTTGGTGTGTCGAGTCAGACTCTTTCAGATTCAAGATGGAGGTGAAACAGCAGTCTCTAACCAGACGTGGAATGTTGTCCACAACTAGTTCCGTGTATGATCCTTTGGGTTTTCTGTCACCAGTTACTTTGCCTGCCAAGATGATGCAACAAGAGCTGTGCAGGAGGGCTGTGGATGGGATGATGCCTTGCCAGCGGATATCCTGAAACAGTGGGAAAGGTGGTTGGAAGAAATCAAGTTATTAGCATTTTTTAAGGTGGAAAGATGCATAAAGCCTAAGGGTTTTGGTGGCCTCAAACACAGCCAATTACATCATTTTGCCGACGCCAGTAAGGATGGCTATGGGGCTGTAACTTACATCAGACTGAGGGACTGCAAAGACCATGTTCATGTTGCTTTCCTTTTAGGAAAAGCCAGGGTCACACCACTAAAATCTGTAACGATTCCACGATTAGAACTAACAGCTGCAGTCCTGGCAGCCAGAGTGGACGTGATGCTTAGAGCAGAGCTTGAAATGCAGCTGGATGAATCTGTGTTTTGGACAGACAGTACAGCGGTtttgaaatatattaataatgagGACAAGCGTTTTTACACATTTGTGGCAAATAGAATCTCCACTATAAGAGAGATTTCAAACCCTTCCCAATGGAAGCACATTGGCTCTAAAGACAACCCAGCTGATGCTGCATCCAGGGGGATGAAAGTACCTGACTTTCTTAAGAACCACAGTTGGGTCAAGGGCCCCAgttttctttggagggctgAGGAAGAGTGGCCGGAAGATTTTGTTGGTAAGGTGGACTCTGATGATCCAGAGATCAGACAGGAGGCCTGGGTTAATTCCACTGCTATCGATTCCCTCAATGCCACTGACCAACTCATGACTTACTTCTCAGATTGGAGGAAACTCAAGGTGTCAGTAGCTTGGTTTCTCAGGCTTAAAGGACTTTTGTTACAGCTCAGTCGTCAAAGAAGGGGTTTGAAAGATTCTCATCCACAAGCTGGGCAAAGGGTAGTACAAAAGGCCACAGTAACATCAAAGGTTAAAACCCTAACACTCAAAGATTTGTTGGAAGCTGAGTTGGTCATCATATGCTATTGTCAGCAGCAAAGATTTGGGGATGAAATTTCTTCTCTATCTAATAAGGGAACGGTAAGCAGGCAAAGTTCCATCTACAGGCTGGATCCAATTTTGGAAGATGGGATGTTAAGAGTTGGTGGGAGATTAAGCAAAGGAGCGATGCCACTGGAGGAAAAACACCCTCTCATCCTATCTAAGGATCAGCATATCTCTAGGCTTATCCTCAAGCATATCCATCAGTCACTAGGACACAGTGGAAGAAACCATACTCTGTCAGCTCTCAGGAAGAGGTATTGGATTACCAATGCAAATGCAGCTGTGAGGAAAGTCATATCTGAATGCAGCTTTTGCAGACGCTATAATGGGAGAGCAATGGAGCAAAAAATGGCAGATCTTCCAAAGGAGAGAATCATTCCAGACTTGCCTCCGTTTACAAACGTTGGAGTGGATTATTTTGGACCTATAGAAGTCAAGAAAGGCAGAACAACTAGCAAACGGTATGGAGTGATATTTACCTGTATGGCATGTAGAGCAGTTCATTTGGAGGTGGCGAATTCACTTGGGACAGATGCTTGCATCAATGCTATACGTCGATTTATTAGCAGGAGAGGTCAAGTTATTCATATCAGGTCAGACAATGGAACCAATTTTGTTGGAGCTGAAAGAGAACTGAGAGAAGCTCTTGCTTCGTTGAATCATGAGCAGATTCAAGGAGCTCTCATCTCAAATGGAGTGGAATGGAGTTTCAATCCGCCAGCGGGATCCCATCATGGTGGAGTTTGGGAACGTATGATACGCCTGGTAAAGCGCATCCTTAATTCAGTTTTGCATCAGCAAATGCTAGATGACGATGGACTCCATACTGTTATGTGTGAAGTAGAAGCCATTTTGAATGACCGTCCAATCACCAAGCTGTCTGACGATCCAAATGACTTGGAGCCTCTCACACCAAACCATCTTCTGCTGTTAAAGGGAAAACCTGCCTTACCACCTGGGCTTTTTGAACCCTCCGACATGTATGTGAAACGTCGCTGGAGACAAGTTCAGTATATGTCAGATCTATTCTGGAAACGGTGGGTCAAGGAATACTTACCATTGTTACAAGAGAGACAGAAGTGGAATCAAAAGAAACGGAGTTTGATAGTTGGAGATGTTGTCGTCATCATGGATTCTTCAGCCCCACGTGGTTCCTGGCCTCTTGCTAAAGTGCTGGAGGTTTTTCCTGACAAAAAGGGTTTGGTGCGTTCTGTTAGGTTGCAGACTAAGAGCAATATTGTTGAGAGACCTATTTCTAAACTTTGTTTGATACATGAGGTGTAAACTGATTTGCTTGCCTTTGGGTGTTTGAAATTTTCGCATTGGGCTCCTTTTGTTATTATTGAATTGTTATGTCAGTCGGCCATAACAATTAGGGGCCGGTGTGTAGGAGCAGAATATGTATTTACTGGGTATCACGCATCACAGGGTAATTGGTGGGCCTGACTATATATggtaagggttttttttggtttggtcagGTGTTCCACCCGGAagggaaaaacagtttttgaccgCTGAAGATGCAAGGACCTTGGAGAATTATGGGTGTTGATATTTCAAGTGTTTCTAGAAATATGTGCAAGTATAATGGACACTGATGATTGTGGATCAAAATAAATGGACGAAGTGTTCAACTGGCAAGTATGACTCAGACTTTGATTCATCAGGCACCGTGATCAGCGCGTCAATTAGGTTAGCCCGTGTGTAGCGCCTCAGTGGCTTAAAGCATTGGCTTAGCCTCTACAGCTTGTATAGAGCTTATATTTCCTTCCTGTGGAAGTTGGGTGACTCCACTCCACCTTGTCGGTCAGGTAGCCACTTGCATGATTTTCTAAACAGTTACATGATGAAAGTTGCCCACACAGCCTAGCAGCACAAATTTGGAAACCATAGTTATCCAACTCTGCTCGCAAGAAGACCTTGAATTTACTCCACCTGTATCTGAAATGCATACTAACAGGATAGAAATGTATGAATATGGAATGTATGCAAATTTACACCCTTCTGTCTTTAATGGATTTATACACCAGCTGGCTTTGCCGCCCTTTATGCCCCGATTTTAAAATGAGATTAAGAAAACACGGACTTAAATGTCAGACTCGAAGAAACTCCTCCTCACCATTAAAAGCAGACATGGCAGGCTGCTGCTCCTTTATTATGCGTGCTGGGGATCAGGTGTGTAGTTGTGCAACACTGTAGCACAGTGACTTCATCTTCCAAGACTTTGCTGTATTCATTAAGTGTTTATTTTCAAACACGAACAATATACTCAGATCAGAACTCTACATtcagaaatctttaaaaaacaaatcaggGCTGCCAACAGTAGTTACAAGTTGcaagaaataaacaaatctaCATGCcacacaacaaaattaaaataccAGTCCAGTAACAAAGGCAAAGGGGTTTAACATTAGCAGAAGATTCAGTTACTGTCACCCTTGAACCTTTCAAAGCAGAAGCCTCGGCGCAAATGAGGCCCTGCAGCATCACACCTTGTATTCGagaagtgtttttaaaaaacctcACATATCACATTCTGACtccacatttaaaacaaggttGTAGACTTTGACTAAAAGCAACCAGTGTTGAAGATACGAGTTTCACTGAAAGCTAATGGAGGCAAAGCTGCTTGTGCTCTATTTCGTTACACTGAATTcatgcatacaaatgcaaaaaccAAGAATTTGGTCTTTCAGATGTGACTGGATCAGATAACAGGAGATCCCAACAGAATGCCAGCACACTGTTCCCCTGTCCAGCGTTAATTAggcaaaattaaatataaagaatATGTATAAATGAGGTGGAAGTAACTCATTCAGAAGGAtattttctttggtttgtttattACTGTAATCCATCTTGTGACTTTGCATTGTTAGTTGTGTATATTTTGGTTTAAATAGTCTATCTGGATTGTAATCATAATCCAGTGCATTAAGATGAGGGGATGGTGTGATTTTTCAAAGAAATTCAGGGTTGTCACTGTCATAATAAAAACTAGATAAATTCCAAAGAAAGGcatctatcccagctgacactaGGGGAGAGGCGTTAGACACACTGGACGGACAGAGATACCGATCCACGCTCACACCCACGGGTGATTTTAGAATCACAGATTAAGCTGCAGTGGCCTGactaaaatacaacaaaacaaatacaaaacaatacaatacaatacaacacaatACCCACTTAACATCCAACACATACAGTAAATATGTTGTTCCTCAAATAAAATGTTAGTCAAAAtacgatttttttttctggaaaatacAGATTTAGTATCTCAAAAATAATCATGAACTTATAAAGTGGACCTGTTCtgctcattttcatgtttttattcttggactctaaaTTAGTGTTTAGCATTTACATCTGTAACTTGTACCTATGTTAAATGACCCCAGGTTGTACTCCCCTCCTCCAAGAAATAACCCACTGCCACTGGTAAAAATCACACCCTGTGGGAAACCCTGCAGTAAAATTTGGTGACAGCATTAAAAAAGAGTGGCCCTCAGTTTTGATTGTTCAAAACCTGCATCACTGCACCATGCACATTTGGATATAGAGTGCACATCTTGCTGTGTAATTGTGTATTCGAAGGAAATAACTAAAACCTGTTTTACTGTAACAAGTTCTTCAAGAACACCGGTTTACTCAGCAGCGAGTACGACTCTGTTTCTGGGGTTTCAACCAATGTAAACACAAATTTGACTCTTTTATAGCTTTTGTGTGCACATTCACAGCATTTATACGTTGTGCAAACACATCCTCCCATATGTCCCGGCCGGTCACAAAAAGGCCAAGTTTCCCTACTGTGGTATAATATCACACACCAGTTAGAAAAAAGCATCTGCTTTCTGTCCTGACAACACAAAACATTTATTCACAGTTTTCAGCTCAGTCTTTCTTCtgaaagaccccccccccccccccccccccccccaacaaccATCCTAGTCTTTCAACCTAAAGTCACTGTCCTGGACTCCGTGATCTCCTGCAAAGTACAGCGTGCTTGTATTTTGGGTTTGACGTTAGAACTAACCATGTAAATATTGTTGTCATTCATTGTGTTGGAGACTTGGCACGGCTTGCAACATAAACACAGCCACGACAGTTGATTGACCTCCCTTTTAAAGCTCTGGCTGAAGAAGTAGTAGATCACAGGATTGTATACAGTGGAGCTTTTTGCAAACATGCATGGCAGGAGGCTGACCTCGGGTGGAATGGTGCTGCTGTCACGGAAAATGGACCACAGGCTTACCAAACTGTAGGGCGTCCAACAGCCTATGAAGCCTACACTGATCAAAACTGCGATCTGAAATAGAAAAGGAGGATAgagtcagcaaaaaaaaaagaaaattatgagTCTTAAAGCAAGAGACCAAAACTACTGTAACAGATCTTTATTATCTTTACTAAAGCGCCACTTACTACTAACAGCCTCCGATGGAGTTTGACGATGTTGGGGATTCTGTGGCCATTGCGCATCGACTTCTTGTAGGTGAAATAGAGCTTCATGGCGATGCCAAAGTAGCAGCAGAGGATGATGACCGCCGGCATGACCAGGTTGAAGAAGAATATGGAGATCACAAAAGAGAAGCCCTCATGCTTCATCTGCCCCCAGGCAAGGGAGCAGGACAGGCCGAAGGGCTCCAGGCCGTAGCGACCCCAGCCCACTATGGGAAAAAGAGCCCAGATCAGAGCATACAGCCAGGACCACAGGCACAGCATCTTCACCTTCTTCCAACTGATCTTCTCCCCTGCAGTGAGAAATAAAGACATTGGTTGCTTTTTCCTTCAGCCAGCTGTGCAGAAGATCATTTATTAATGCACTTCTAAGGCAGCGCTCACAAATAACTTAAATAAAGATCCTTTAATCCCCAAATTAAATATAGACCCCAAGGATAAAAATGAGAATTAATGTAGATGAAACCCGATGGCTCAAAAATCAGAAGATATTAAATGAATCACGTTATATTCTATCCAATATCAGTGACACTACACCAACACTGAAAACAGGTTTTAACACATGGACACGGCCCCAAGATATTTCTGCCTTCAAACAATTAGTAAACAGTGTGGATTGTGTGCAATATGATGTCAGTTAAGACCACTATAGTGATAGAAAGGGTTTTATTTCCAGTTATTGTCATTTATATTTGGCAGCATggctctgttctgggacctcTCTGCCTGTTGCATGcatacaggaaaagaaaaagcagcagcaggaagagcAGCAGTTATAGTCGACCTCAGCTtgaaggtgggttgcaaagcagcttgcagactTGCAGAAACTGTAGGTATGCAAAAATTGCTTAAAATGTACATCCTATATGAGATTTACAAGTGAGGTGATTAGTAATGTGTTGTTGTTTTCGTCTCCCTGAGACCCTGCGCTGATGTGACTCATCCATGTGACCTTTTTCAGAAACCCTACATGCTGAGTATTTAAATGCTGATTATGTCTCATTTTCTATTTACTCTATGTAACCCAAGTATGGAATGTTAATTTAAATCAGCAGCCATCAGGTTGGCAGAAAAGAGGCTTGCTCTCATTAAAATGTGCTCTCATACACTTTCAAGTGTCAAAAATAGTGATAAAATGTGTTGGAATGGTTTGACCAGGAGGAGGCACAAACCCAGCCTCGGGGGTCACAAGctagtgtactcctagtgccgGGCCAAAACCTGAAGAATAGGTCAGGTTGCATGGGGAAGGGTATCAGGTGTAAAATCCGTGCCAAATCAACGTGCAGATCCATCCACTGTGGAGACCCGTTGAGAAATAAGGAAGCAGCCAAAAGGCAACACTTATTGAACATTTTGTATTCAATTTGTTGATTTCTTTTCAAAACTGAAGCgcaaaaatgaaatgttactCTTTGACAAACAGTAGTATAAgagactgtatatatatatatatatatatatatatatatatatatatatatatatatatatatatatatatatatatatatatatagttagcCTAATAGCATTCATTTAGATAGACATctcaattttggccaaaatatgacttaggccattatgcCATCTGGCAcagtcatcctttttttttttttgcaaagagtTAGACCGACTGTTTCCAGGCTTTGAACTAAGCTAAGGTAACTGGCAGCTTACTCCTGGTAAGAAAACAGTTAAGACATTCCCCAAATGTTCAACTACAACTTAAATAGAGTAATGCAAGAAACATGACATTACAAAGTGGTAAATTTGTCATTTACAGATGCAGATGAGGCCATTCATACAAATCTAAAATTTCATGTTGATGTCCCGTTTCTACTTTGACTTCAAATTTTCATGTGGAAAATGTGGAAGCAGCCAAATAGATTAGCTATCTCGCCTGTCTGTTTTACATACAGATCAGTGTTGTCAAACTCTGAATTACTTACTAGGAGACTGCAGGTTGAGGGACACAATCAAGCGCACAATAGCCAAGACGGTGAGGTTCATGATGCTGGCAATACCAAAGAAGAATCCTGCCAGGCCATAATAAATACAGGAAACATCTCCTCCAAGCCAGCGGTGGCTCCAGGCAGAGGCCACAGCCAGAGGGTACATGGTGACAGCTGCTCCCAGGTCTGTCACGGCTAGATTCACACTCAGCAGCTCAGGCGGTTTCATCCTTGATGACCTTTTGAATGCCATGATGAGGACTAGCAGGTTTCCCACAGTGGAGAGCACAGCTGAGACAGATAGGAGGAGgagatatttaaaatatttaactgtCACCTGGACAGGTGTGTGAAATGGGCGGTGCCTTTAAATGCATATTAAATGTGTGGCatactatatttatttattatcttcTGATTTTGCTTCATAAAGTAATTGATAAATAATCCCAACAGCAGaattacaataataaaatgtacGCTAATCTGAAACAAGTCAATCTGCTTCATGttaacttttttctttggtACAAATTATACTTTGATACTAATATTAATACTAATAGCAAGTGCAGCAGATGTATAAAGCCTGGATAGAAGGTGAAGCATTTTGTAATAGATATACCTCAATTTCTCCACTTCCACAAATCTTATTGCAGCTATTACAAAAAATTGCCTGATCACACCTTAAGGGGATTCTTTTCCTTTAAAATATTCTAACATCATCTGACCATGGCTTATTTAGCTCGGAGACATGACAGTCTTCACATTTAACCCTCTCAGCCTGAAGGGAAATAAGGATATTCACAAcattgcacttttttttggagCATGTTGCATTTAATAATAATGCTGCTTTTATCACACTGTTAATTATACACATGCAATTACGTCTTCTATGCCGTCCTCTTCATCTGGCTTCTAAGAGGACAGAGATTATAATGGAAGTGCCATTAGCAGGCagtcaaggcaaaaaaaaacacgacTGATTTCTTTCACATTTCTAGCAGAAAAAAGTCACTATTATGTCAGACACAGATTACCTAATGCTATCTGGAACACAAAAGCTATTGTATTGCTCAAGGTGTGCACTTGACCTTGCTCAGTTACCTTACGCTGGAAACCTGTGAGTTTGTATGCACTGGAGTGGGTGATTTGATGCATTTTTTGCCAGAAAGCATTGATTGTGCATGGTAAGGCAGTTGTTAAGGGAGTGAATTTGGCTCCGATGAGGTGCATCCTTCATGGTGTGCAGGATGCAGAAGGATCTAAAATCTGCTGGAGTGGTGTGGAGCACTATATGAACAGTGTTGAAGTGCTTTTAAAGTGCTCATGCATAATCAGCTTTCTTCACAGCGTCTGCAGTATTGAATTTTGAGGTTTGGTTGTTAGGATTTGGATCAATGTCCGTGTCTTTCAGAGAGACAGTTTCCCACGACATTAAATACTCTCAGCATCAGCCATTCTGAGAAAGCCTCCTGACTGTTAGGTAAGTGA contains these protein-coding regions:
- the LOC115774834 gene encoding LOW QUALITY PROTEIN: opsin-5 (The sequence of the model RefSeq protein was modified relative to this genomic sequence to represent the inferred CDS: substituted 1 base at 1 genomic stop codon), which produces MDKYTSALSPALDIGTGCYLLVXVTVLSTVGNLLVLIMAFKRSSRMKPPELLSVNLAVTDLGAAVTMYPLAVASAWSHRWLGGDVSCIYYGLAGFFFGIASIMNLTVLAIVRLIVSLNLQSPREKISWKKVKMLCLWSWLYALIWALFPIVGWGRYGLEPFGLSCSLAWGQMKHEGFSFVISIFFFNLVMPAVIILCCYFGIAMKLYFTYKKSMRNGHRIPNIVKLHRRLLVIAVLISVGFIGCWTPYSLVSLWSIFRDSSTIPPEVSLLPCMFAKSSTVYNPVIYYFFSQSFKREVNQLSWLCLCCKPCQVSNTMNDNNIYMVSSNVKPKIQARCTLQEITESRTVTLG